The following are encoded together in the Penaeus chinensis breed Huanghai No. 1 chromosome 20, ASM1920278v2, whole genome shotgun sequence genome:
- the LOC125036039 gene encoding uncharacterized protein LOC125036039, with the protein MEFYRDYDPPLVPGRYTCVGLAGDLATRLSPLEVLYPGLKDATYQVSCEEEVEDVDWYCSGSVPANTTSMKEHVMLCVRLSVCGRPGVMLFDPGYHVGQPVTVMEDGLAPQSGPIRGSTARAEVSRTFRYKYQPNNPTFVVWEVTEEREGKPPRHFNNLIHISRPFLSSVDIAERRNLVYGFKTLLGRECTGQLTCGLYFPVRECAKTSVTLFHLVAGRPCHRKVPLAYFLDEGFEEEDVEVAAAAVAKGTGRTKEELRHSLVALARLLQDSDFVKQVTELDKRIAEIVKKQGEA; encoded by the exons ATGGAGTTCTACCGTGACTACGACCCCCCACTCGTGCCGGGGCGTTACACCTGCGTCGGGCTAGCGGGTGACCTCGCCACCAGACTCTCTCCCCTCGAGGTTCTTTATCCCGGCTTGAAGGATGCCACATACCAG GTTTCTtgtgaggaagaagtagaggacgTGGACTGGTATTGCTCCGGCAGTGTCCCGGCCAACACTACTAGTATGAAAGAACATGTGATGCTGTGTGTGAGGTTGAGCGTGTGCGGCCGTCCGGGAGTCATGCTCTTCGACCCGGGCTACCACGTAGGCCAGCCCGTGACTGTAATGGAGGACGGTCTTGCGCCGCAGTCGGGTCCTATCCGAGGCAGCACGGCCCGCGCTGAGGTCTCCAGGACCTTCCGCTACAAGTACCAACCGAACAACCCCACCTTCGTGGTGTGGGAAgtgacggaggagagggagggaaagccgCCGCGCCACTTTAACAACCTGATCCACATCTCGCGGCCTTTCCTCTCCAGCGTTGACATAGCGGAAAGAAGGAACCTTGTCTACGGCTTCAAGACGCTGCTGGGGAGGGAGTGCACCGGCCAGCTCACCTGCGGACTCTACTTCCCGGTCCGCGAGTGTGCCAAGACCTCGGTCACCCTGTTCCACCTCGTCGCCGGCCGCCCGTGTCACCGCAAAGTGCCCCTCGCCTATTTCCTCGATGAAGGATTTGAGGAGGAGGACGTTGAAGTGGCCGCGGCTGCGGTGGCGAAGGGCACAGGCAGGACGAAGGAGGAGCTACGTCACAGCCTGGTCGCTCTGGCTCGCCTCCTTCAGGACAGCGACTTCGTAAAGCAGGTAACGGAGCTCGATAAGCGCATCGCTGAAATTGTCAAGAAACAAGGAGAGGCGTAG
- the LOC125036041 gene encoding peritrophin-1-like — MFTGTTTMSLAQAVLVLLAACVAGVVCVDKCSPDCTGKPVGSKVPDPRNCTQYYLCLNGEFPTDHPLWCDPGEIFDTTLNECQVGTDCTDQCPATVPNCHFTCSGTYDLVSDPSSCNQYFVCLPHGLEGPFGCPAGAPYFNGENCVDDKGTCCSDPCTPFCEAAVTQVPDPTDCTKYYICLEPGLASEEYHFTCDAGQNFNYVTGRCDSVADCKVLCNNR, encoded by the exons ATGTTCACAGGAACAACGACAATGTCTCTAGCTCAGGCGGTGCTTGTTCTCTTG GCCGCCTGCGTGGCCGGTGTCGTGTGTGTGGACAAGTGCAGCCCCGACTGCACCGGCAAACCAGTGGGCAGCAAAGTTCCCGATCCCAGGAACTGCACACAGTACTACCTCTGCCTCAACGGCGAGTTCCCCACAGACCACCCGCTCTGGTGCGACCCGGGTGAAATCTTCGACACCACGCTAAATGAGTGCCAGGTGGGGACCGACTGCACGGATCAGTGCCCGGCGACCGTCCCCAACTGCCACTTCACGTGCAGCGGTACGTACGACCTGGTCAGCGATCCGTCGAGCTGCAACCAGTACTTCGTGTGCCTCCCCCACGGGCTGGAGGGTCCTTTCGGCTGCCCCGCGGGAGCCCCGTACTTCAACGGGGAAAACTGCGTGGACGACAAGGGCACCTGCTGCTCCGACCCGTGCACGCCCTTCTGCGAGGCGGCGGTGACGCAGGTGCCGGACCCCACGGACTGCACCAAGTACTACATCTGCCTGGAGCCAGGGCTCGCGTCCGAGGAATACCACTTCACGTGCGACGCGGGACAAAACTTCAACTATGTCACGGGACGGTGTGACAGCGTAGCCGATTGCAAAGTTTTGTGTAACAACAGGTGA
- the LOC125036040 gene encoding peritrophin-44-like: MWFPLLVILAGVCASAVDSLEVCAPDCTNKVPGDMVVDPKDCTQFYYCLANQMPNEYPIPCEEGHVFDTATGSCVPGTECTNLCSSKECNYVCNDNLKVVSDPLDCGQYYLCSPSGAVGPLQCPDNRPFFNGEACINKYECCSDPCTPYCVAAGSQIPDPKNCSMFYVCLEDGPPSEDLHFSCPDGANFDVTVGFCFEGAQCQFLCLDPPSTTEATTAMTTTQTTTPLQCLDSFVCTEVGSFQKFPTCVPEYYACYAEGVCAVPEKCKEGMVFNPVPEYPYCIVPEMCPHTPV, translated from the exons ATGTGGTTTCCCCTGCTGGTTATCCTAGCT GGAGTGTGTGCCTCTGCGGTGGACAGCCTAGAGGTGTGCGCCCCCGACTGCACCAACAAGGTTCCCGGCGATATGGTCGTTGACCCCAAAGACTGCACTCAGTTCTACTACTGCCTCGCCAATCAGATGCCGAACGAGTACCCTATTCCGTGTGAAGAAGGTCATGTTTTCGATACTGCAACCGGCTCCTGCGTTCCCGGGACAGAATGCACCAATCTCTGCAGTTCTAAAGAATGCAACTACGTCTGCAACGACAATTTGAAGGTGGTCAGTGACCCCCTGGATTGTGGTCAGTACTATCTCTGCTCTCCGTCTGGTGCGGTAGGTCCTCTCCAGTGCCCCGACAACAGGCCTTTCTTCAACGGCGAGGCATGCATCAACAAGTACGAATGCTGCTCGGACCCCTGCACCCCGTACTGCGTGGCGGCGGGCAGCCAGATCCCGGATCCTAAGAACTGCTCGATGTTCTACGTGTGTCTCGAGGATGGACCTCCGTCGGAGGACCTACACTTCTCGTGTCCTGATGGCGCGAACTTCGACGTGACAGTCGGCTTTTGCTTCGAGGGCGCTCAGTGTCAGTTTCTTTGTCTAGATCCGCCGTCGACGACTGAAGCCACCACCGCCATGACGACGACACAGACGACCACTCCTCTTCAGTGTCTGGACAGTTTCGTGTGCACGGAGGTCGGCTCGTTCCAGAAGTTCCCGACGTGCGTTCCGGAGTACTACGCGTGCTATGCCGAAGGGGTATGCGCTGTCCCCGAGAAGTGCAAGGAAGGCATGGTGTTCAACCCTGTACCGGAATATCCCTACTGCATTGTTCCCGAGATGTGTCCTCATACCCCGGTCTAA
- the LOC125036038 gene encoding mucin-2-like, with product MLNPVQKAIVLLGVCVAGALCVDKCSPDCTGKPAGSKVPDPRNCTQYYLCLNGEVPTDHPLWCEPGEIFDTTLNECQVGTDCTDQCPATVPNCHFTCNGTYDLVSDPSSCSQYFVCLPHGLEGPFGCPAGAPYFNGENCVDDKDTCCSDPCTPFCEAAVTQVPDPTDCTKYYICLEPGLASEEYHFTCDAGQNFNYVTGRCDSGASCVILCGGSTVSPTGSSTLTPNPSTPISTEPSTPSTLTSNPSNPSTFSSDPSTPSTLTPNPSTLTPNPSNPSTLTPNPSNPSTLTPNPSNPSTLTPNPSNPSTLTPNPSNPSTLTPNPSTLTPNPSNPSTLTPTLSTFSSNPSIPSTLTPGPSTTPTLTPSPSVTSTTMETSTAGCVDSLTCTVIGAVAKCNICENEFFYCDTVGQEAGVYSCTGDLVFNPDPAYPFCVLPTNCPYHPPYEE from the exons ATGCTGAACCCAGTGCAGAAGGCGATCGTCCTCTTG GGCGTGTGTGTGGCTGGCGCCCTGTGTGTAGACAAGTGCAGCCCCGACTGCACCGGCAAGCCCGCAGGCAGCAAGGTTCCCGATCCCAGGAACTGCACACAGTACTACCTCTGCCTCAACGGCGAGGTTCCCACCGACCACCCGCTCTGGTGCGAACCGGGTGAAATCTTCGACACCACGCTAAATGAGTGCCAGGTGGGGACCGACTGCACGGATCAGTGCCCGGCGACCGTCCCCAACTGCCACTTCACGTGCAACGGTACGTACGACCTGGTCAGCGATCCGTCGAGCTGCAGCCAGTACTTCGTGTGCCTCCCCCACGGGCTGGAGGGTCCTTTCGGCTGCCCCGCGGGAGCCCCGTACTTCAACGGGGAAAACTGCGTGGACGATAAGGACACCTGCTGCTCCGACCCGTGCACGCCCTTCTGCGAGGCGGCGGTGACGCAGGTGCCGGACCCCACGGACTGCACCAAGTACTACATCTGCCTGGAGCCAGGGCTCGCGTCCGAGGAATACCACTTCACGTGCGACGCGGGACAAAACTTCAACTATGTCACGGGACGGTGTGACAGCGGCGCCTCCTGCGTAATACTTTGTGGAGGTTCCACCGTCAGCCCAACTGGATCATCCACACTGACACCAAATCCGTCCACACCCATCTCAACTGAACCCTCTACACCCTCCACACTAACATCCAATCCATCCAACCCGTCCACATTTTCATCAGATCCATCCACTCCATCCACATTGACACCAAACCCATCCACACTGACACCAAATCCATCCAACCCATCCACATTGACACCAAATCCATCCAACCCATCCACACTGACACCAAATCCATCCAACCCATCCACACTGACACCAAATCCATCCAACCCATCCACACTGACACCAAATCCATCCAACCCATCCACATTGACACCAAACCCATCTACACTAACACCAAATCCATCCAACCCATCCACACTGACACCAACTCTATCCACTTTTTCATCaaatccatccattccatccacaCTGACTCCAGGCCCCTCCACAACGCCCACGCTCACGCCATCGCCTTCGGTGACATCCACGACCATGGAAACGTCGACGGCCGGGTGCGTCGACAGCCTCACGTGTACAGTTATAGGGGCCGTCGCCAAGTGCAATATCTGCGAAAACGAATTCTTCTACTGCGACACCGTGGGCCAGGAGGCGGGCGTCTACAGCTGCACGGGGGACCTCGTGTTCAACCCCGACCCGGCCTACCCCTTCTGCGTCCTGCCCACCAACTGCCCCTATCACCCACCCTACGAGGAGTAG